The following are encoded together in the Methanosarcina flavescens genome:
- a CDS encoding ABC transporter ATP-binding protein: MDNTLIAFRNVWKTYQMGEVQVNALRAVSVKFRKGEFAAIIGPSGSGKSTMMNLVGCLDIPTKGEIFLKGRNIAWLEESELAALRGRTIGFVFQQYNLIPGMTALENVLLPLEIQEIDDRIAEKRAKKLLSLVGLSDKIQHKPSQLSGGQQQRVSIARALACNPEIILADEPTGALDSVTGRELLAMLYRLWKEEGKTIVMVTHDLHLAKYASRHIELKDGKIIRDGINEEKLNPETHFEEQ, translated from the coding sequence ATGGACAATACACTGATTGCCTTTCGGAATGTCTGGAAAACCTATCAGATGGGGGAAGTCCAGGTCAATGCCCTGAGAGCTGTAAGCGTGAAATTCAGGAAAGGAGAGTTCGCCGCAATAATCGGGCCCTCCGGAAGCGGAAAATCCACAATGATGAATCTTGTGGGCTGCCTGGATATTCCCACAAAAGGCGAGATCTTTCTGAAAGGCCGGAACATAGCCTGGCTTGAAGAATCGGAACTTGCAGCCCTGAGAGGCAGGACAATAGGATTTGTTTTCCAGCAGTACAACCTGATTCCTGGCATGACTGCCCTTGAAAACGTACTTCTGCCACTTGAAATTCAGGAAATTGATGATCGGATAGCAGAAAAAAGGGCAAAGAAACTGCTTTCACTCGTAGGGCTTTCAGATAAAATCCAGCATAAACCTTCTCAACTTTCAGGCGGTCAGCAACAAAGGGTCTCGATCGCAAGGGCTCTTGCCTGCAATCCAGAAATCATCCTCGCAGATGAGCCAACAGGTGCCCTTGACAGTGTAACAGGAAGGGAATTGCTGGCAATGCTTTACAGGCTCTGGAAAGAAGAAGGCAAAACAATAGTCATGGTTACTCATGACCTGCACCTTGCAAAGTACGCAAGCAGGCACATCGAGCTAAAAGATGGAAAAATTATCAGAGATGGGATAAACGAAGAAAAGCTTAATCCTGAAACCCATTTCGAAGAGCAGTAG
- a CDS encoding helix-turn-helix transcriptional regulator, whose product MKTRIKEFRARYDLTQEALAKMVGVRRETIVFLEKGKYNPSLKLAYKISKCLGTTIDELFIFEDSDLE is encoded by the coding sequence GTGAAAACAAGGATAAAGGAGTTCCGGGCGAGGTATGACCTTACTCAGGAAGCCCTTGCAAAAATGGTAGGAGTACGGAGAGAAACAATAGTCTTCCTTGAAAAAGGAAAATACAACCCCTCGCTCAAGCTTGCGTACAAGATCTCAAAGTGCCTGGGGACCACAATCGATGAATTATTTATCTTTGAAGATTCGGACCTTGAATGA
- a CDS encoding MJ0548 connectase family domain-containing protein, which produces MFYENLDGSFYEKPGEINHMTLVIAFIGKNGAVMTGDLREITFEGDKQDREKLEKELYSGAIVTDDELAEKARKFGVGITVTDCKSKISEKNGVLVGEVSSIEGGVIKKRKLYASAGNYAIAELRDSELTLTSHAKGSTLIVLGNEFTKQIANKCFKDNWTKKSTFQDAVKILMLCMETAARKTASVSQQFYLIQTTSNVDVLKAVEMDKTQKA; this is translated from the coding sequence TTGTTTTATGAAAACCTGGATGGGTCATTTTATGAAAAACCTGGAGAAATTAATCACATGACCCTAGTTATCGCTTTTATCGGGAAAAACGGTGCAGTAATGACCGGAGACCTGCGGGAAATAACCTTCGAAGGAGATAAGCAGGATCGGGAAAAGCTCGAAAAGGAGCTTTACAGCGGGGCAATAGTCACGGACGACGAACTCGCAGAAAAAGCCAGAAAATTCGGGGTCGGCATAACGGTCACGGACTGCAAAAGCAAAATCTCTGAGAAAAACGGGGTTCTTGTAGGGGAAGTATCATCAATTGAAGGTGGAGTCATCAAAAAAAGGAAACTTTATGCCTCAGCTGGAAATTACGCGATTGCCGAGCTAAGGGACTCCGAATTAACCTTAACCTCACACGCAAAGGGAAGCACCTTAATAGTCCTCGGAAACGAATTCACAAAGCAGATAGCCAATAAATGCTTCAAGGACAACTGGACAAAGAAAAGCACTTTTCAAGATGCTGTAAAAATCCTCATGCTCTGTATGGAAACCGCAGCGAGGAAGACTGCATCTGTGAGCCAGCAGTTCTATTTAATTCAGACAACTTCGAATGTTGATGTTTTGAAAGCTGTGGAAATGGATAAAACACAGAAAGCTTGA
- a CDS encoding NADH-quinone oxidoreductase subunit B family protein, translated as MTTKNKIKEMIMGLSKSPWIIHVNCNSCNGCDIEVLACLTPLYDAERFGILNIGTPKQADIMVVTGAVNYKNVNVLKNIYNQIPDPKVVLAVGACASTGGIFHGCYNVIGGVDQVIPVDVYVPGCTPRPEAIIDGIVACLPILEEKKKKNIKGQEVKLKGSEALSTDNLASTTA; from the coding sequence ATAACAACTAAAAATAAAATTAAAGAGATGATTATGGGACTATCAAAATCTCCATGGATTATACACGTAAATTGTAATAGTTGTAATGGCTGCGATATTGAAGTATTAGCCTGTCTTACCCCTCTATATGACGCTGAAAGGTTTGGTATTTTAAACATAGGCACCCCCAAGCAGGCGGACATAATGGTGGTTACAGGCGCGGTAAATTACAAAAATGTAAACGTACTTAAAAACATCTACAACCAGATCCCTGATCCAAAAGTTGTTCTGGCAGTCGGAGCCTGTGCATCCACTGGTGGGATTTTCCACGGGTGCTATAACGTAATAGGCGGAGTGGATCAGGTAATACCAGTAGATGTATATGTTCCAGGATGTACTCCAAGACCTGAAGCCATAATTGACGGAATAGTGGCATGCCTCCCAATACTTGAAGAAAAGAAGAAAAAGAATATCAAAGGACAAGAGGTAAAACTCAAAGGAAGCGAAGCGCTATCAACCGATAATTTGGCGAGCACGACAGCCTGA
- a CDS encoding type I restriction endonuclease, which translates to MDFIDQIKVLSAKIPKLSESIKTEEATKNALVMPLLNILGYNVFDPTEVVPEFTTDYGTKKGEKVDYAIIQDGKPIILIECKNIDADLDKEHASQLFRYFSVSEAKIGILTNGVIYRFYTDIDAPNKMDDKPFLEINLLDIKEPLINELKRFKKESFNIDDLANVACELRYTKEIKQILANEINSPSEEFVKYFTKKVTSSPFTQSVRERFTVLTKNALNQFINDKINERLKFAMTEDSLSPNSTEHVQTSIFNEGKEQPSSDILDAKPERIETTEEELEGYYIIKAILRESLDPKRIALRDKKSYCGVLLDDNNRKPICRMYFNTKQKYLGLFTENKDEEKVPIDDLNCIYDYADTLKNTVRNYDK; encoded by the coding sequence ATGGATTTCATAGACCAAATAAAAGTATTGTCCGCAAAGATTCCAAAGCTATCTGAAAGTATAAAAACTGAAGAAGCTACAAAAAATGCTCTTGTAATGCCTCTTTTAAATATATTGGGATACAATGTTTTTGATCCAACTGAAGTTGTTCCCGAATTTACGACCGATTATGGAACAAAAAAAGGAGAGAAGGTTGATTATGCTATTATTCAGGATGGTAAACCAATAATACTGATAGAATGCAAAAATATTGATGCTGACTTAGATAAAGAACATGCTTCTCAACTGTTCAGGTATTTTAGTGTAAGTGAAGCAAAAATTGGAATCCTAACAAATGGAGTCATATATCGTTTTTATACAGATATCGATGCTCCAAATAAAATGGATGATAAACCATTTTTGGAGATTAACTTATTAGACATTAAAGAACCTTTAATAAATGAATTGAAGCGGTTCAAAAAAGAATCCTTTAATATTGATGATTTGGCAAATGTTGCCTGTGAATTGAGATATACAAAGGAAATCAAACAGATACTTGCTAACGAAATTAATTCTCCATCTGAAGAGTTTGTTAAATATTTTACTAAGAAGGTAACCAGCTCTCCTTTTACTCAAAGTGTCCGTGAAAGATTTACTGTTCTTACTAAAAATGCTCTCAATCAGTTTATCAATGACAAGATAAATGAAAGATTAAAATTTGCTATGACTGAGGATTCGCTTTCTCCTAATTCAACAGAACATGTGCAAACCTCAATTTTTAATGAAGGCAAAGAGCAACCATCATCCGATATTTTAGATGCTAAACCAGAGAGAATTGAAACAACTGAAGAAGAGTTAGAAGGGTATTATATAATAAAGGCAATTCTTCGTGAAAGCTTAGATCCAAAAAGAATTGCTCTTAGAGATAAGAAATCTTACTGTGGTGTGTTACTAGATGACAATAACAGAAAACCTATTTGTCGCATGTATTTCAATACTAAGCAAAAATATCTAGGCTTATTCACTGAAAACAAAGATGAAGAAAAAGTTCCCATAGATGATTTGAACTGCATATATGACTATGCAGATACGTTGAAAAATACAGTTAGGAATTACGATAAATAA
- a CDS encoding hydantoinase B/oxoprolinase family protein, with the protein MSPKAGWQFWIDRGGTFTDIVARSPDGKIITHKLLSDDPCHYKDAAMNGIRQILGLPGDAPLPAEIIESVKMGTTVGTNALLERKGERTVLVINRGFRDVLRIGYQNRPDIFAQKIELPDQLYERVIEVSGRVGAGGEELAALDLENARKELEAAFEAGIRSAAIVLMHAYRFPEHELKLGRLAREIGFTQVSLSHQTSPLIKLVSRGETTVVDAYLSPVLRRYVDMVQKSLEDGREEKKSEGGIEKRRGETRDSENEERNGKEKESEKTPRLMFMQSSGGLTDADTFQGKDCILSGPAGGIVGAVATSEMAGAKKIITFDMGGTSTDVAQYSGEYERSLETEIAGVRLHTPMMRIHTVAAGGGSILHYEGGRFRVGLDSAGSDPGPACYRKGGPLTVTDCNVMLGKLQPAFFPAIFGLNADQPLDSELVRRKFTELAERVSGEGKSEGRSESENDGNIWTPEQVAEGFLSVAVENMANAIKKISVQRGYNIKEYTLCCFGGAAAQHACRVADSLGIKSIFIHPYAGVLSAYGMGLADQRLIKEHYVGSELSDTLVEDLETVFFGLENEGCRLMREQGVQEDKITSLYKAHMRYAGSDTQLVVDFGDKDALRKGFEEAHRKHFGFIMEGKPIIIEAVSVETIGINERVTDSVLEKEENPVISPVAKVRMYSNGEFHETPVLNRDELKPGTCISGPAMLIEKNTTIILEPGWEGRVTERNHLLLKRKTPLPAQIAIGTDVDPVMLEIFNNRFMSVAEQMGFTLQNTAHSVNIKERLDFSCAVFDGQGNLIANAPHIPVHLGSMGECVKSLIRKQLKGMRPGDVYLINSPYNGGTHLPDITVVTPMFGDSGKILFYLASRGHHADVGGISPGSVPPGSRTISEEGVLSEGMKIIKQGRFCEERLKAWLGSGKYPARNPAQNIADIRAQIAANEKGLSELRRMIEEFSLETVEAYMGHVQDNAEEAVRRVIDRLADGEFTYKLDDGNAIRVKVTIDRENRGARIDFTGTSPQLPNNFNAPASVCIAAILYAFRTLVKSDIPLNAGCLRPLEIIIPEGSLLRPEPPAAVVAGNVETSQYIVDALFGALGKLAASQGTMNNFTFGDADFQYYETICGGAGAGPGFSGADAVHTHMTNSRITDPEILETRFPVLLEEFSIREGSGGEGKFRGGNGVIRKFRFLKDMNVAILSSHRKFPPFGLKGGRPGKCGRNLLIRTDGSVLEVGGQAEIALKTGELFVIETPGGGGYGELSEPEKVNRKQNKTKVKQESTR; encoded by the coding sequence ATGTCCCCCAAAGCCGGATGGCAGTTCTGGATTGATCGTGGAGGCACGTTTACTGATATCGTTGCTCGCAGTCCTGATGGAAAAATAATCACTCACAAGCTTCTTTCAGACGATCCGTGCCACTATAAGGATGCAGCCATGAATGGGATTCGGCAGATTCTCGGGCTGCCAGGAGATGCACCGCTGCCCGCTGAAATTATAGAATCCGTTAAGATGGGAACAACGGTCGGCACAAATGCTCTGCTTGAACGGAAAGGGGAAAGGACTGTTCTTGTTATAAACCGGGGGTTCAGGGATGTCCTGAGAATCGGGTATCAAAACCGTCCGGATATTTTTGCTCAGAAGATCGAACTTCCTGACCAGCTTTATGAGAGAGTTATCGAGGTGTCCGGCAGGGTCGGAGCCGGCGGGGAGGAGCTTGCAGCCCTGGATCTTGAAAATGCAAGAAAAGAGCTTGAAGCGGCTTTTGAAGCCGGAATTCGCTCGGCTGCAATTGTACTCATGCATGCGTACAGGTTTCCTGAGCATGAGCTTAAACTCGGCAGGCTTGCCAGGGAAATCGGGTTTACGCAGGTGTCACTCTCCCATCAGACAAGCCCGTTAATTAAACTCGTAAGTAGGGGGGAAACGACCGTGGTGGATGCTTATCTCTCTCCTGTGCTCCGCAGGTATGTTGATATGGTTCAGAAATCCCTTGAAGACGGCAGGGAAGAGAAAAAAAGTGAAGGTGGAATAGAAAAAAGAAGAGGGGAGACAAGAGATAGTGAAAATGAAGAGAGGAATGGAAAAGAGAAGGAATCTGAAAAAACTCCCAGGTTAATGTTCATGCAGTCCAGCGGAGGGCTTACGGACGCCGACACTTTTCAGGGCAAGGACTGCATCCTATCTGGTCCGGCTGGGGGAATCGTTGGGGCTGTTGCTACCTCGGAAATGGCAGGGGCAAAGAAAATAATTACTTTCGATATGGGAGGCACTTCCACGGATGTAGCCCAGTACAGCGGGGAGTACGAGCGCAGTCTTGAAACTGAGATTGCAGGGGTGCGCCTGCATACTCCCATGATGCGCATCCATACGGTTGCAGCAGGCGGAGGCTCCATACTTCATTATGAGGGGGGCAGGTTCAGGGTAGGCCTGGATTCGGCAGGTTCGGACCCTGGGCCGGCGTGTTACAGAAAAGGTGGACCACTTACGGTTACTGACTGCAATGTCATGCTTGGAAAACTGCAGCCTGCATTTTTTCCGGCTATTTTTGGACTCAATGCCGATCAGCCGCTTGACTCTGAGCTTGTGCGCAGGAAGTTCACAGAGCTTGCTGAAAGGGTTTCAGGAGAAGGCAAAAGTGAAGGCAGAAGCGAAAGCGAAAATGACGGTAATATCTGGACACCTGAGCAGGTAGCCGAGGGTTTCCTTTCGGTTGCGGTTGAGAATATGGCAAACGCCATCAAAAAAATCTCGGTCCAGCGGGGCTACAATATAAAGGAATATACCCTCTGCTGTTTCGGAGGAGCTGCTGCCCAGCACGCCTGCAGGGTTGCAGATAGCCTCGGGATCAAGAGCATTTTCATTCATCCTTATGCAGGCGTGCTCTCGGCATACGGCATGGGACTTGCAGACCAGAGGCTGATAAAAGAGCACTATGTGGGCAGCGAACTCTCAGATACGCTGGTAGAAGATTTGGAAACGGTGTTTTTTGGGCTTGAAAATGAGGGCTGTCGGCTCATGCGCGAACAGGGAGTGCAGGAAGATAAAATTACGTCACTCTATAAAGCGCATATGCGTTATGCAGGCTCGGATACGCAGCTGGTTGTCGATTTTGGGGATAAGGATGCTCTAAGGAAAGGCTTCGAGGAAGCCCACAGGAAACACTTCGGATTTATAATGGAGGGAAAGCCCATAATTATTGAAGCTGTTTCCGTAGAAACTATCGGGATTAATGAGAGGGTTACTGACTCTGTGCTGGAAAAGGAAGAAAATCCGGTTATCTCTCCTGTTGCTAAAGTCAGGATGTATAGCAATGGAGAATTTCACGAGACACCAGTTCTCAATAGGGACGAGCTTAAACCCGGAACCTGCATAAGCGGGCCCGCGATGCTTATAGAGAAAAACACGACAATTATTCTCGAACCCGGTTGGGAAGGGAGGGTTACTGAACGCAACCATCTTCTCCTTAAAAGAAAAACTCCGCTTCCAGCTCAGATAGCTATAGGAACTGATGTCGATCCTGTAATGCTTGAGATATTTAATAACAGGTTCATGTCGGTTGCCGAGCAGATGGGGTTCACCCTGCAGAATACTGCCCACTCGGTAAACATAAAGGAAAGGCTGGATTTTTCCTGTGCCGTTTTCGATGGGCAGGGGAACCTCATAGCAAATGCTCCTCATATCCCTGTGCACCTGGGCTCAATGGGAGAATGCGTAAAGTCCCTTATCCGGAAGCAATTAAAGGGAATGCGACCAGGGGATGTGTATCTTATCAATTCCCCATACAACGGGGGAACCCATCTCCCTGATATCACGGTTGTTACCCCAATGTTTGGAGATTCCGGGAAAATCCTGTTTTACCTGGCTTCGAGAGGTCATCATGCCGATGTAGGAGGAATCAGTCCCGGTTCCGTGCCTCCTGGCAGCAGGACAATCTCGGAAGAAGGAGTTTTGAGCGAGGGCATGAAAATTATTAAACAGGGTCGTTTCTGTGAAGAAAGACTGAAAGCCTGGCTAGGCTCAGGAAAATATCCTGCAAGAAATCCTGCTCAGAATATTGCTGATATTCGCGCACAGATTGCTGCAAACGAAAAAGGACTTTCCGAACTGCGCAGGATGATTGAGGAGTTTTCCCTTGAGACGGTTGAAGCGTATATGGGTCATGTGCAGGATAACGCCGAGGAAGCGGTCAGAAGAGTTATTGACAGGCTTGCTGATGGGGAATTCACATATAAACTCGATGACGGAAATGCCATCCGGGTAAAAGTTACAATTGATCGCGAAAACCGGGGTGCAAGAATTGATTTTACAGGTACCTCCCCCCAGCTTCCGAATAACTTCAATGCTCCAGCTTCAGTTTGCATTGCTGCTATACTCTACGCTTTCAGGACGCTTGTAAAAAGTGACATTCCCCTTAATGCAGGCTGCCTGAGGCCGCTTGAGATTATTATCCCTGAAGGCTCACTGCTGAGACCTGAGCCGCCTGCTGCTGTTGTTGCAGGCAATGTTGAAACATCGCAGTATATTGTTGATGCCCTTTTTGGAGCCCTGGGCAAGCTTGCAGCTTCCCAGGGTACGATGAACAATTTTACCTTCGGAGATGCAGATTTCCAGTATTATGAGACCATTTGTGGAGGTGCAGGGGCAGGTCCGGGTTTTTCAGGAGCGGATGCCGTCCACACTCATATGACCAACTCAAGGATTACCGACCCTGAAATCCTTGAGACAAGGTTTCCGGTTTTACTTGAGGAGTTTTCCATACGGGAAGGAAGCGGTGGAGAAGGCAAGTTCAGGGGTGGAAACGGGGTTATCCGAAAGTTCAGGTTCCTGAAAGATATGAACGTCGCCATTCTCTCAAGCCACAGGAAATTCCCGCCTTTTGGGCTCAAAGGCGGAAGACCCGGAAAGTGCGGAAGGAACCTGCTTATCCGCACGGATGGCAGTGTTCTTGAAGTTGGAGGTCAGGCTGAGATTGCGCTGAAGACAGGCGAGCTTTTTGTAATTGAAACTCCGGGCGGTGGGGGTTATGGCGAACTGTCAGAACCTGAGAAAGTAAACAGGAAACAGAATAAAACAAAAGTCAAGCAGGAGTCAACCAGATAA
- a CDS encoding Ig-like domain-containing protein, protein MSWRGYNLYKVNKWRKLLLGAFAGAAIIYTVKKRICYDKFLPEALKSFSNPFKLGQSPPRVKSIYPDRQTFAFRHDSPIWIEFDMPMNNATITKETVIIRSSASKKPVDGLLDIGSRMLMFRPYDEYPMDESGAEITVTLRGSGTGSGFIMDERGIALDGDGDGKPGGDFEYTYRIIR, encoded by the coding sequence ATGAGCTGGAGAGGGTATAACCTGTACAAAGTGAATAAATGGCGTAAACTCCTGCTGGGGGCATTTGCAGGAGCTGCCATCATATATACCGTTAAAAAACGCATATGCTATGATAAGTTCCTTCCAGAAGCTTTAAAATCTTTTTCCAATCCTTTCAAGCTTGGACAGTCTCCTCCGAGGGTTAAGTCCATCTATCCTGACAGGCAGACGTTTGCTTTCAGGCATGATTCCCCTATCTGGATCGAATTCGACATGCCTATGAATAACGCAACCATTACGAAAGAAACCGTAATAATTAGAAGTTCTGCATCAAAAAAGCCTGTCGATGGTCTGCTAGATATAGGTTCCAGAATGCTAATGTTCCGTCCTTATGATGAATATCCTATGGATGAGTCAGGCGCTGAAATAACAGTTACTTTACGTGGAAGCGGAACAGGGTCTGGATTCATAATGGATGAGCGTGGTATTGCCCTTGATGGGGATGGAGACGGAAAGCCTGGTGGAGACTTTGAATACACTTACAGGATTATAAGATAG
- a CDS encoding flavin reductase family protein, whose amino-acid sequence MKQSIGAKPLVFPAPTWVVGTYDMNGIPNAMTVAWGGICCSNPPCISVSLRKATYSYAGIIENKAFTVSIPSEKYVKETDYLGIASGRDENKFEGACLTPVRSEVVPAPYVEEFPVVLECKLLHTLEIGLHTLFVGEIIDIKAEESVLDENKNPDIEKIQPIIYGTGNRSYYSIGCNIGKAFSIGREC is encoded by the coding sequence ATGAAGCAATCAATAGGAGCAAAACCACTCGTGTTTCCGGCGCCGACCTGGGTAGTAGGCACTTACGATATGAACGGGATACCCAATGCCATGACTGTGGCCTGGGGAGGGATCTGCTGTTCTAACCCTCCATGTATCAGCGTATCCTTAAGAAAAGCAACTTACAGCTATGCCGGCATTATAGAAAATAAGGCATTTACTGTAAGTATCCCATCAGAAAAGTATGTAAAAGAAACCGATTACCTCGGCATTGCAAGCGGCCGGGATGAAAACAAGTTTGAGGGAGCCTGTCTCACCCCTGTTAGGAGTGAAGTTGTGCCTGCCCCATACGTCGAAGAATTTCCGGTTGTCCTTGAGTGTAAACTTCTGCATACCCTTGAAATCGGGCTTCACACCCTTTTTGTAGGAGAAATTATTGATATTAAAGCCGAAGAGTCCGTGCTTGACGAAAATAAGAACCCGGACATTGAGAAAATCCAGCCAATTATATACGGCACAGGAAACCGGAGCTACTACAGCATCGGATGTAATATTGGAAAGGCTTTTTCGATAGGGAGAGAATGCTGA
- a CDS encoding aldo/keto reductase, translated as MLYRKVPVNGDELSILGFGCMRLPVKEDGKIDEERTTRQVRYAIDHGINYIDTAWPYHMGESEPFLGRALAGGYREKIKLATKLPSWAIKNTDDMDRILNSQLERLMTDHIDYYLIHGLVGTLWDKMEKLEVLDFLDRAKADGRIINAGFSFHGSIEDFKRIVDAYPWIFCQIQYNYLDEKSQAGTEGLEYAASKGLGIIVMEPLRGGKLAKPVPPEVQEIWNEAEIKRTPAEWGLRWVWNRPEVTVVLSGMNEESHIEENLRIADEAYPNSLTEAELQLVKRVEQKYRELMKIGCTGCRYCLPCPSGVDIPGCFEIYDNFSLSGNEKEAKLMYAAKPGGIIRGDVPGYASQCVQCGECVEKCPQHLDIPSLLEAVVEKFEGKDHRGWRLIAKKSFGKE; from the coding sequence ATGCTGTACAGAAAAGTGCCAGTGAACGGAGATGAACTCTCTATACTTGGGTTCGGATGCATGCGCCTTCCTGTGAAAGAGGATGGAAAGATAGATGAGGAAAGGACTACCCGGCAGGTGCGGTATGCAATTGACCACGGAATAAACTATATCGACACTGCCTGGCCGTATCACATGGGGGAAAGCGAGCCTTTCCTGGGCAGGGCGCTTGCAGGCGGATATCGGGAAAAGATTAAGCTTGCTACAAAACTACCATCCTGGGCAATAAAAAATACCGATGATATGGACAGGATCCTGAACTCCCAGCTTGAAAGACTCATGACAGATCATATTGATTATTATCTTATTCATGGGCTCGTGGGGACTTTATGGGATAAAATGGAAAAGCTTGAGGTCCTAGACTTCCTTGATAGGGCTAAGGCTGATGGCAGAATAATAAATGCGGGATTTTCTTTCCACGGATCAATTGAGGATTTTAAGCGGATTGTGGATGCCTATCCATGGATTTTCTGCCAGATCCAGTATAATTATCTGGATGAAAAGAGCCAGGCAGGAACGGAAGGACTTGAGTATGCAGCCTCAAAGGGCCTGGGAATTATTGTCATGGAGCCTCTGCGTGGGGGCAAACTGGCAAAACCTGTGCCTCCTGAGGTACAGGAGATCTGGAACGAAGCTGAAATAAAACGTACACCTGCAGAATGGGGACTTCGCTGGGTGTGGAACCGTCCCGAAGTTACGGTTGTGCTTTCAGGCATGAATGAGGAATCCCATATTGAAGAAAACTTGAGGATTGCAGACGAAGCTTATCCAAACTCCCTGACTGAAGCTGAACTGCAGCTTGTAAAGCGAGTTGAGCAAAAATACCGTGAACTTATGAAAATAGGCTGCACAGGCTGTAGGTATTGTTTACCCTGCCCTTCTGGAGTGGACATTCCTGGCTGTTTTGAGATTTATGATAATTTTTCCCTTTCAGGCAATGAGAAAGAAGCAAAGTTGATGTATGCGGCAAAGCCAGGCGGAATAATAAGAGGCGATGTGCCCGGGTATGCTTCCCAGTGTGTACAGTGCGGGGAGTGTGTTGAAAAATGCCCGCAGCATCTTGACATTCCCTCCCTGCTTGAAGCTGTGGTAGAAAAATTTGAGGGAAAAGACCACAGGGGATGGAGACTGATCGCGAAAAAGTCTTTCGGGAAAGAGTAA
- a CDS encoding aldo/keto reductase: MLYRRIPKTGDKISILGFGCMRFSVKDGKIDRDKAKRQVHYAIDHGVNYIDTAWTYHLGENEPFLGRILAGGYREKVKLATKLPSWIIKSRKDMDRILNAQLDRLRTDHIDYYLVHSLIGTLWDRLESLGVTDFLDRAKADGRIKNAGFSFHGSVGDFKRIVDAYPWGFCQIQYNFLDRKNQAGIEGLKYAASKNLGVIVMEPLRGGKLTRFIPPEIKEIWNEAEIKRTPAEWGLRWVWNHPEVTVVLSGMNEESHIKENLRIAAEAYPNSLTEAELQLVKRVEQKYRKLMNTGCTGCRYCLPCPSGVDIPGCFEIYDNVYLSGDEDEGKLMYAAKPGGIIRDGVLGYASQCVQCEQCLEKCPQHLDIPALLKTIAQKFEGADLETWKDAAREKFSKEQEAKSHLNL, from the coding sequence ATACTTTACCGAAGGATACCAAAGACTGGAGACAAGATTTCAATACTGGGTTTCGGATGCATGCGGTTTTCTGTTAAAGATGGGAAGATTGACAGGGATAAGGCAAAGCGCCAGGTACATTATGCAATCGATCATGGAGTGAACTACATCGATACAGCGTGGACATATCATCTTGGAGAGAATGAGCCCTTCCTGGGCAGGATCCTGGCTGGCGGATATCGGGAGAAGGTCAAGCTTGCTACAAAACTCCCCTCATGGATAATAAAGAGCAGGAAGGATATGGACAGGATACTGAATGCCCAGCTTGATAGACTCAGGACGGACCATATCGATTATTATCTTGTTCACTCACTTATCGGAACTTTATGGGACAGGCTGGAAAGCCTCGGAGTAACCGATTTCCTTGACAGGGCGAAAGCTGACGGTCGAATTAAAAATGCTGGTTTTTCTTTTCATGGGTCAGTTGGGGATTTCAAGCGAATTGTGGATGCATATCCCTGGGGTTTTTGCCAGATCCAGTATAATTTCCTTGACCGAAAGAATCAGGCAGGGATTGAAGGGCTTAAGTATGCCGCCTCAAAAAACTTGGGTGTTATTGTCATGGAGCCCCTGCGCGGAGGTAAACTTACAAGGTTTATACCGCCTGAGATCAAAGAAATCTGGAACGAAGCTGAAATAAAACGTACACCTGCAGAATGGGGACTTCGCTGGGTGTGGAACCATCCCGAAGTTACGGTTGTGCTTTCGGGCATGAATGAGGAATCCCATATTAAAGAAAACCTGAGAATCGCAGCTGAAGCCTATCCGAACTCCCTGACTGAAGCTGAACTGCAGCTTGTAAAGCGAGTTGAGCAAAAATACCGCAAGCTTATGAACACAGGCTGTACAGGTTGCAGGTACTGTTTACCCTGTCCTTCAGGCGTGGACATTCCTGGCTGTTTTGAGATATATGACAACGTATACCTCTCGGGCGATGAAGATGAAGGCAAGCTTATGTACGCAGCAAAACCAGGTGGAATAATAAGAGACGGTGTCCTTGGCTATGCCTCCCAGTGTGTACAGTGCGAACAATGCCTTGAAAAATGCCCTCAACATCTGGATATACCTGCTTTACTGAAGACCATTGCACAAAAATTCGAAGGCGCCGACCTGGAAACCTGGAAAGATGCTGCAAGAGAAAAGTTCAGTAAGGAACAGGAAGCTAAAAGCCATTTAAATCTGTAA